The sequence TTGTTGACTTCTTCTCCGCATTCACCCATTACTAAAGTCCGTCACTACTAATCGTTAAGTGTAGCTAATATTGCAGAAGAGCCTAGGGATTTAATTCTACGATTTCCTGGCTCAGATCAAAAATCGTTTCTCAGCTTCATTTCCCAGTCAGTCCTTGTGTGTAAATTGCACCAGGTTATGAACGAACTCTGACTGTAGTTTTCACAAATTATTGGTGAAAGAACcacctggcattgaaatgggatTCAGAAATTACCAAAAATGGGACAGAAATTAATAAAGCACATACCCTAAAACAATCAAACGAGAAGgaacaggaaacatccacttcaCTGACACAATTTGTGATTATCGCGACAAAGTGACAAGAAGGAGGGGTCATGTTTCCATGTGTACATCAATTAAACTGGATGAGAAATTGGGATAATACCAACCAGTGGACAGCATATTCCGATTAACATGAATAGGATTTGAATTGGCTCAAGAAGCAGCTCTGTTAGTGAAATACTGAgtggctcttaaaagagccttttGGTTTTCAGTTTGTTTTGGCAGCACTCTTCACTTGGAGCTGGTGTATTTGGTcactgcctttgtcccttctgaTACTGCGTGCTTGGTCAGCCCCCCGGGCAGCAGTAGGCGCACGGTGGTCTTCATCTCCGGGGAGCTGATGGTCGACCACTTGTTGTAATGGGCTAGGCGGGACGCCTCGCCAGCGATGCATTCAAAAATGTCGTTCACAAATGAGTTCATGATGCTCATGGCCTTGGAAGAGGTGCTGGTGTCGGGGTGAACTTGCTTCATCACTTTGTAGATATAGATGCAGTAACTCTCCTTCCTCAGCCTCCTGCGCTTCTTGCCAGGCTTACCTGTTGGTTTCTGCAGCACTTTCTTAGCGCCCTTCTAGGGAGCAAGTTTCTGATcgggaatttcttcagtcaactTGAGACCCAGAAATAAGTAGAATAATTTTCGGAGCGCAAATTAAATAGGCAGAGCTGACAGCAGAATGGTAATAAGACATGGGGAATCTGAGCATATTTCATTAGCTGATGGGAGAGATGACTCTCCCATCGAATTTATTTCGAACAATCCAATCCGTTAACTGGATATCAGAAGGAACAAATTGAAATCGCTCACTCCACCAACAGAAACCACGCACATTCAGTTTGGCTAACAGTGCGGACTGGGAACCTTGCCAACCAGAGAGAATTGGGGTTGAAATTACACAAAGGAAAACAGAAAATATAGATGCACATGGAATAAGAACACACTCTGATGgcaagttgaaagtaaatttattattaaagtccaaatgacctgacttggtccaaccaagcagagttaactgccaagaaggcccaccagcacccttacttcctgagaaaactgaagaaatttggcctgtcccctaaaaccctcactaatttttatagatgcactgtagaaagcattcttctagggtgcatcacaacctggtatggaagttgtcctgtccaagaccgaaagaagctgcagaagatcgtgaacacagcccagcacatcaaaccaatcttccatccttggactcactttacaccgcacgctgtcggagcagtgctgccaggataatcaagggcacgatccacccagccaacacatttttcgtccttcttccctccggaagaaggctcaggagcttgaagactcatatggccagatttgggaacagcttctttccaactgtgataagactgctgaacggatcctgacccggatctgggccataccttccaaatatccagacctccctctcggtttttttgcactaccttactttccattttcctattttctatttatgatttataattcaattgtttatatttataaatttttactatttttaatatttaatatttgtaatccggggagcgggaagcacagaatcaaatatcgctgtgatgattatatgttctagtatcaattgtttggtgacaataaagtataaagtatatgtcaccatcaacaagcataatttattttcttccaggcatattTAATAACTCCACAACAGAATTCTAACCATAATAAAATAAATGGGAGACCATATgaatttgggcattcaaccagtgtgcaaaaggcatgaaatgtgcaaatacaaaaagaaataataatattacaCAAATAAGCAATATACCTTGAGAACTGGAGGTGAAGAGCCTTTGCAAGTGAGACGTTTGTGGAAACGTTTCAACAATGAAGGaatttatcctctttggttcaagagatggacggttgagggataataaccattcctgaaactgatggtgtgagtcctgaggttcttttATCTTCTTCCTGCTCGCAGTAGTGAGatgagagcatgtcctaggtggtggtgggggggagcagtggggggagctggggggaaccCAAAGATGGATACTGATTTTTCTAATGGAACTAATATTGAGTTTTGCCATTCCAAGTGGTCAATGCAGTTTCCACGAACACGTCTGTAGAAGTTTATGCATATGAAATATTTTAATATAGAaaatgaaacatagaacatagaagaatacagcacaggaacagaccattcggctaacaatgttgtgcccaaccagctgaaaagcaaatcaaaaacacccaaagactaatccctcctacctacaccatgtccatatctctccatgtTCCTTACAACGATCACgaaaatgcctccacaatctcttcagtaacctctttcagcaccctggggtgtttcccatttgatgcagtgacttacctaccttcagacctttaagTTTCCCAAAAATCTTCTCCCATGCAATGGCAGCTTCATACACATCTGCCCCTTGACACACTCAGACTTCTGGCGTACCGTTAGTtactgccttccacagtgaagacacaaGCAAaacatattcagttcatccaccttgcGTCACATTGTTACTTGTCCAGCATGGTTTCACAGCAGTGCGATAactactctcaactctcttttgcacttttaGTAACTGAAGGGACTTTTGGCATTCTatgtaatattattggctagcttacctgcatattaaatctttccctgctttatgactttttagttacattctgttgggttttaaaagcttcccaaactttAACTTCCCATTAACTTTTGCTCAATTAGATGCCTTCCCTTTGTTTCGTATGTTGGCTttcacttctcttgtcagccacagatgtgtcattctgcctttagaatacttcctcctctttgggACATTTATATCTTGTGCCGTCCAGATTTCTCCTAGAAATTCCAACTATTGTTGCTCAGTCTGTTATCCCTGTCAGCGTTCTTTCCCTATCAATTTTGCcctgttcctctctcatgctactgtaatctcctttactccactgtaatattggtGCATCTGACTTTATGTTctcctcaaattgcagggtgaattccatcattttatgatcactaaCACCACCTTAAACTCTCTAAACACATCCAGTTCATTGCACTGTGCGCAAATGCAGCAATGCTCATcctttagtgggctcaaccacgaactttgctaaaaaaaaaagaaccttgtaggcattctagaaattcccaacctgatttttccaatccacctgcatattgaactcACCCATAACTATGGCAACATTGCCATTTTTGCATGTATTTTCGATGTGTCATTGTAATTTACAAACCATATCTGTTTGGGGCTTGTATACAGGGAGTTGTACCTTTGTACTTCCTGAACTCTACTCCTAATGTTTCATCTCCTTCCAGCCcaacgtcacctctttctaatgatttgattacgTATTTTTTTTTTACGGACAGAGTCACACCACTCCTTTTGCCTATCTGCCTctctttttgatacaatgtatgTCCTTAGACATTAAGCTACTAGCTATAATCTACTTTTAGCTGTGATTCAGTGATACCAACAATGGGCATATATGCCAATGTGTAAATATGCTACAAGTTAATTTACATTATtctatatactgcatgcattcaagtataacacgttctgtcctgtattcaccccttctgattttgtccaccttATGTATTGCaagtcatcctgttgactgcaattttgccctctcaTCAGCccctccttgctagcagtctctcTACACACAGCCTCTATTTGAAAAcctactacctcatcctcagcatgatgactccagttcccatccccctgacaaattagtttaaaccctccagacCAACTCTGGTAAACCTGCCGGCACAGATATCAGTTCTCCTTAGGATCAGGTGTCACCCATCCCTTTCATAAatgtcgtaccttccccagaagagattctaaTGATTGATAAATATACACCActgcactagttcctcagccacttattCACTTACCAAATCATCCTATTATCCTTAACAGTGTAACAGAAACTCTCACAAGCAATATACTCAATGTTAACAGGCACTGTGTGTGTCAGCAGTCAGTCAAGCTAGTTTTATTTTCTCTGTCGATCAGCTCCCAAACGTTGCTGTTCAGTAATCCGTTGCCACACCCCTCCTCATCATCATTACCCCTACCACTGTCTGGAGCCCCAAGCTCAGCACCTGTGCTGAGACAGCCCTGGTTTCTGACTCTGTTTCACTGAATTGGTCCCCCATTCTGCTTTCAGACTTTAGTGGACCGTGGTGTATTCTATCAACCCAGCTGTGTGAGACTCTGCACTTTCGAAGCAGTGAAACTGTCCCACAACAATGAATAGAGCTGGTTTAGGAGGAGGCTGACGACCAATATCAGTCTTCTTCAGCTAAGAAATTTGAGGGATGAAGAACATGGGGGACATAACTGAAGTCAGCTCGTTGTCATTTTCAGTCTGCGGAAATTCACATAGGAAATACAAGGGACACCTCTGTTAGGGATCCACCACCACAGAGAGAGTTGGGGTGGTGAACAGCGAGGATGGATTAACAAGAACTGTTGGGGAACAGAAACACTGTCAGGGAGCAGCCGGGCTGAGTTGACTCCCTTCTGTACACTGCGGGTGTTGTAGATTCACTAGGTATCTGAGACAGAGTTTAAAGTAGAACTGATTTATTAGTCACAGATGCAGAATAAGAACATCAGATCCTATTAAACATCAACAGAAGTAATTtctcccatgcccagtgaccagctGTAGAACTGAGTGGAGCAATAATTGCAAAATTCAACACCAAAAGTCACTTCTGAACTTGCCTCTGGATTCAACTACTGTAATGGTTAAATATCAATCACGCAGCTGATTTAAACCTTTTCCTCAGTGCGAACTCAGTCTATCAGTGTGTCACAAAGAGGGTTGAGTAATTGAATCCCTTCCCATATTCAGAGCAGGTTGAATGGATTCTCCCCTGTGTGAATTCATTGACGCAGCTTCAGTTCAAATGAATGAGTGAATCTCTTTGCATAATCTGAGAAGGTGAGTGGTTTCTCTCCAAGGTGAACTCACTGGTATCTCTGTAGGtcagatgagcaagtgaatcccttcccacagtctgaagaggtgaatggcctctccccagtgtgaactgactgctGACTCTGTAaatcagatgactgagtgaatctcttcctagtcaaaacaggtgaatggcctctccccagtgtgaactgactggtgtgtgagTTGTTGAGATGACTGAGTAAATCCTTTTCCTCAGTCAGAGCCTCTGAACGGCCTCTCTTCAGTGTGACCTGACTGATGTCTCTGCAGCCtgaatgactgagtgaatcccttttcACTTATAGAGCAGTTGAGTGGACTGTCcctagtgtgaactcgctggtgtctctgtatgGTGGATAATTgtgtgaatcccttctcacagtctgagcaggagaaAGTCTCCTGTCCAGTATGAATTTGATGATGtatcttcagttgagatgactgagtgagtcccttcccacagtctgaacaagtgaacagcctctccccaaagtgaactcgctggtgtctctgtaggtcaGATTATTgaataaatcccttcccacagtctgagcaggtgaacagcctccCCTCAGTGTAAACTCGTTGGCTGAATGAGTGAGTGAACCCTTCCCACACCACAGTTCTCCATGAATTTCCTGGCAATGCATCATGTCAGATGTCAGGCATAGTGAATCCCTTGCACAATAAATGCAGTTGAAGGACTGATCTCTTGTGAACTAATGCTGATGTGTTCTCAGTACATGGTTCCAGACAGTTTTACTGAATTACAGAAGAAAACTTCATTTCACAGGCAAAGTACATTCCCAGCTGGGGTGAAATAATTTGTGGTCTCCAAGTATCGATAACAGATATATTGACGTTACTACGGAAGTAACTGAAGTAGTGGTGACTATATGTATCATCAATATGATGGAATAGCTCCATTGTTTACAGAAGGTTCTAAACACTaaataatctacagatgctgttgtcaaaggaacactcacaatgcgctggaggaactcagcagatcagtcagcatcagttgaaaagattagtcgacgtttccggccaaaacccttcgtcaggactgaaggaagaactttggggtgGTCAAGGTTCTAAAGGCCTAGTATCTCATAACATTGGTGCAGCTGTCTTTATCCCAGAATTTCAGGTGTTAGTAAAAGATTATCTAGTGATCTTTCAGCTTGTACTGTTGAAATGGCAGCAATCCTTCTTACCTTGCAGTGGATAGAGGATTTACAACATAACTGTGTTGTTATCTAGTCTGATTCCTTGGCCATACTGGTTTAAATGCCAGAAGATCATCAAATATActgtaggatcagaattaggtcatttggcccatcgagtttactctgccatttcaccatggctgatccatttccctctcagtcataATCTCCTGGCTTCCCTTCATAACCCTTTaggccttgactaataaaaaaaTCTCTCAACGTCTGCCTTAAATCCTTTAGCCTCCACGCCTGCCTGTGGCAAgcaattccacacattcaccactgtctggctaacagtattccccctcatctcccttctaaatagatgtccctcttttttttttttacaaaactataaaagtttaaTTTACACAAGTACACAAAGTGAAAACATTCACTTTGAATTGACTCTGAAAATAGTCGATTCCAGGGAGCCCACTGCTCTGGGAAATCGCCCACTGTACCCATTGTGACCGCATGCTCACTCTCCAACGACAGCCGGGCACAAATGTATCCTcagaagaggggcaggcagtcggTCCTGGGAGACTTTCCGCCACCTGAACCtgtgaatggccatcttggccaggcccagtaGCAAGCCCACCAGTAGATCCTCCTCACTGAGGAGCATGGGGCTGAGGTACAAGcagaacctgagcagcagccccttcagatactTAAACAAGGATGCAACTAGTCTTAAACTCCTCCACGATAGGAAAATTTCTCAtcatatctactctatcaaggccttttaacatttgatatcTTTTAATGTGGTtttctcattcttctgcattTCAGTAAGTAGAGACTCAGAACCACCAAAAGCTCTTCATATACCAAGTTCCAATCACAGAATTATTTTTGAATCTTCTTCCAACCTCTAAAtatcagcacaccttttcttagataacggTCCCTCAACTGCTCACTGTACTCAGTGAGGCCTTActgatgctttataaagtctcaacattgcattcttgcttttatattctatttctctgAAATaagtgccaatattgcatttaccttcctcaccactgactcaaactgcaaattaacctttaggagatCCTGCACAATTTCTCACAAGGACATCTGCACCT is a genomic window of Mobula hypostoma chromosome 28, sMobHyp1.1, whole genome shotgun sequence containing:
- the LOC134338711 gene encoding late histone H2B.L4-like, with amino-acid sequence MGDQFSETESETRAVSAQVLSLGLQTVKGAKKVLQKPTGKPGKKRRRLRKESYCIYIYKVMKQVHPDTSTSSKAMSIMNSFVNDIFECIAGEASRLAHYNKWSTISSPEMKTTVRLLLPGGLTKHAVSEGTKAVTKYTSSK